A single window of Inmirania thermothiophila DNA harbors:
- the ubiU gene encoding ubiquinone anaerobic biosynthesis protein UbiU, translating into MELVCPAGNLPSLKAAVDHGADAVYMGFRDDTNARHFPGLNFTEGSAAEGIRYAKERGRRVFVAINTYPQPHNWPRWQRAVDHAADLGVDALILADIAVLEYAARRHPELALHLSVQGSATTYEALRLYHEHFGVRRAVLPRVLSLPQVEHLIRNAPVELEVFGFGGLCVMVEGRCTLSSYVTGASPNACGVCSPAHAVRWEETPQGLETRLGGLLIDRFGEGERAGYPTVCKGRYRVGDDLYYAIEEPTSLNTLELLPELARAGVAAIKIEGRQRSPAYVAQVTRVWREAIDAVRREGERFRPRADWQAALAKVSEGNQTTLGAYHRPWQ; encoded by the coding sequence ATGGAGCTCGTCTGTCCCGCCGGCAACCTGCCGTCGCTCAAGGCCGCGGTGGACCACGGCGCCGACGCCGTCTACATGGGCTTTCGCGACGACACCAACGCGCGCCACTTCCCGGGGCTGAACTTCACCGAGGGCAGCGCCGCGGAGGGCATCCGCTACGCGAAGGAGCGCGGCCGGCGCGTCTTCGTCGCCATCAACACCTATCCGCAGCCGCACAACTGGCCGCGCTGGCAGCGCGCGGTGGACCACGCCGCCGACCTCGGCGTCGACGCCCTCATCCTCGCCGACATCGCGGTGCTCGAGTACGCGGCGCGCCGCCACCCGGAGCTCGCCCTGCACCTGTCGGTACAGGGCTCGGCCACCACCTACGAGGCGCTGCGCCTCTACCACGAGCACTTCGGCGTGCGCCGCGCCGTGCTGCCGCGGGTGCTGTCGCTGCCCCAGGTGGAGCACCTCATCCGTAACGCCCCGGTGGAGCTGGAGGTCTTCGGCTTCGGCGGCCTGTGCGTCATGGTGGAGGGCCGCTGCACCCTCTCCTCCTACGTCACCGGCGCCTCGCCCAACGCCTGCGGGGTCTGCTCGCCGGCCCACGCCGTGCGCTGGGAGGAGACGCCGCAGGGGCTGGAGACCCGCCTCGGGGGACTGCTCATCGACCGCTTCGGCGAGGGCGAGCGCGCGGGCTACCCCACGGTGTGCAAGGGCCGCTACCGGGTCGGCGACGACCTCTACTACGCCATCGAGGAGCCCACCAGCCTCAACACCCTGGAGCTGCTGCCCGAGCTCGCCCGCGCCGGGGTGGCGGCGATCAAGATCGAGGGCCGCCAGCGCAGCCCGGCCTACGTGGCTCAGGTCACCCGGGTCTGGCGCGAGGCCATCGACGCCGTCCGGCGCGAGGGGGAACGCTTCCGTCCGCGCGCCGACTGGCAGGCGGCGCTGGCCAAGGTCTCCGAGGGCAACCAGACCACCCTCGGCGCCTATCACCGGCCCTGGCAGTGA
- a CDS encoding TatD family nuclease-associated radical SAM protein: MSATAPKAPAQTVAYAIEDRLYLNITDRCTLRCAFCPKHRGSRAVRGHDLSLDHRPDTDEILAAVGDPRPWREIVFCGYGEPTLRLGTLLEVAHALKARGAARVRVNTDGLACLVHKRDVLPELGACVDAVSVSMNAQNPAVYAHHCRPALAGSWFAMLEFLERAPRHIGEVTATAIDGLEGVDVAACERLARAVGVRFRRRVLDVVG, encoded by the coding sequence GTGAGTGCGACGGCGCCGAAGGCACCGGCGCAGACGGTGGCTTACGCCATCGAGGACCGCCTCTACCTCAACATCACGGACCGCTGCACCCTGCGCTGCGCCTTCTGCCCCAAGCACCGCGGCTCGCGCGCGGTGCGCGGCCACGACCTCAGCCTCGACCACCGCCCGGACACCGACGAGATCCTCGCCGCCGTGGGCGATCCGCGGCCGTGGCGGGAGATCGTCTTCTGCGGCTACGGCGAGCCGACGCTGCGGCTCGGCACCCTGCTGGAGGTGGCGCACGCGCTCAAGGCCCGCGGCGCCGCCCGCGTGCGCGTCAACACCGACGGGCTCGCCTGCCTCGTCCACAAGCGCGACGTGCTGCCCGAGCTCGGGGCCTGCGTCGACGCCGTCTCGGTGTCCATGAACGCCCAGAACCCCGCCGTCTACGCGCACCACTGCCGGCCTGCGCTCGCCGGGAGCTGGTTCGCCATGCTCGAGTTCCTGGAGCGGGCGCCGCGCCACATCGGCGAGGTGACCGCCACCGCCATCGACGGCCTCGAAGGGGTCGACGTCGCCGCCTGCGAGCGGCTCGCGCGCGCCGTGGGCGTGCGCTTCCGCCGCCGGGTGCTCGACGTCGTGGGGTGA
- the purD gene encoding phosphoribosylamine--glycine ligase, translated as MAEGRRILVVGGGGREHALAWKAAQSPEVARVYVAPGNAGTAREPKVENVPIGAEDLHGLLHFATEAGIDLTLVGPEAPLVAGIVDRFRQAGLSIFGPTQAAARLEGSKAFTKDFLTRHGIPTADYAVFEALEPALAHLRARGAPIVVKADGLAAGKGVTVARTLEEAEAAVRACFEGAYGAAGRRVVIEECLEGEEASFICLVDGSHVLPLASSQDHKPVGDGDTGPNTGGMGAYSPAPVVTEAVHARILREVIEPTVRGMAAEGEPYTGFLYAGLMIAPDGTPKVLEYNVRFGDPETQPILMRLRSDLVALCEAALAGRLGRIEAEWDPRAALGVVMAAGGYPGPYRKGDPIEGLPETEPEDVKVFHAGTAERGGRVVTSGGRVLCVTALGETVAAAQARAYQWVERIRWPGCHYRRDIGFRALAREGAA; from the coding sequence ATGGCAGAGGGCAGGCGGATCCTGGTGGTGGGCGGCGGCGGGCGCGAGCACGCCCTCGCCTGGAAGGCGGCGCAGTCGCCGGAGGTGGCGCGGGTCTACGTCGCCCCCGGCAACGCCGGCACCGCGCGCGAGCCCAAGGTGGAAAACGTGCCCATCGGCGCCGAGGACCTCCACGGGCTGCTCCACTTCGCCACCGAGGCGGGCATCGACCTCACCCTGGTGGGACCGGAGGCACCGCTGGTGGCCGGCATCGTGGACCGCTTCCGCCAGGCCGGCCTCTCCATCTTCGGCCCCACCCAGGCCGCCGCCCGCCTCGAGGGCTCCAAGGCCTTCACCAAGGACTTCCTCACCCGCCACGGCATCCCCACCGCCGACTACGCCGTCTTCGAGGCCCTCGAGCCGGCGCTCGCGCACCTGCGCGCGCGCGGCGCCCCCATCGTGGTCAAGGCCGACGGCCTCGCCGCCGGCAAGGGGGTGACCGTCGCCCGCACCCTGGAGGAGGCCGAGGCCGCGGTGCGGGCCTGCTTCGAGGGCGCCTACGGCGCCGCCGGCCGGCGCGTCGTCATCGAGGAGTGCCTCGAGGGCGAGGAGGCGAGCTTCATCTGCCTCGTCGACGGCAGCCACGTGCTGCCCCTGGCGAGCTCCCAGGACCACAAGCCGGTGGGCGACGGCGACACCGGCCCCAACACCGGCGGCATGGGCGCCTACTCGCCGGCCCCGGTGGTGACCGAGGCGGTGCACGCGCGCATCCTGCGCGAGGTCATCGAGCCCACGGTGCGGGGCATGGCCGCCGAGGGCGAGCCCTACACCGGCTTCCTCTACGCCGGCCTCATGATCGCCCCCGACGGCACCCCCAAGGTGCTGGAGTACAACGTGCGCTTCGGCGACCCGGAGACGCAGCCGATCCTCATGCGCCTGCGCAGCGATCTCGTGGCCCTGTGCGAGGCCGCGCTGGCGGGCAGGCTCGGCAGGATCGAGGCCGAGTGGGACCCGCGCGCCGCCCTGGGGGTGGTCATGGCCGCCGGCGGCTACCCCGGGCCCTACCGCAAGGGCGACCCCATCGAGGGGCTGCCCGAGACGGAGCCCGAGGACGTCAAGGTCTTCCACGCCGGCACCGCCGAGCGTGGCGGGCGCGTGGTCACCAGCGGCGGGCGGGTGCTGTGCGTGACCGCGCTCGGCGAGACCGTGGCCGCGGCGCAGGCGCGGGCCTACCAGTGGGTGGAGCGCATCCGCTGGCCCGGCTGCCACTACCGGCGCGACATCGGCTTCCGGGCGCTGGCCCGGGAGGGTGCGGCGTGA
- the purH gene encoding bifunctional phosphoribosylaminoimidazolecarboxamide formyltransferase/IMP cyclohydrolase yields MRIRRALVSVSDKTGLTELAAALARHGIEVLSTGGTARLLREAGLAVREVSEHTGFPEIMDGRVKTLHPRIHGGILGRRGVDDAVMAAHGIEPIDLVVVNLYPFEATVGRAGCTLAEAVEQIDVGGPAMIRAAAKNHAHVAVVVDPADYAAVIEELDARDGALSAATRARLAAKAFAHTARYDGAIAGYLSALAEDGGREPFPGTLTLQFRRRQVMRYGENPHQGAAFYVAQDPPAGTVAAARQLQGKALSFNNIADADAALECVKQFGEAPACVIVKHANPCGVAVAGDLRTAYERAYRTDPESAFGGIIAFNRPLDEATARAILERQFVEVVLAPEVAPAAAEVFAAKPNVRLLACGAWPAEPPPRLDLRSVAGGLLVQDADLALHGELRVVTRRRPTEAEMRDLLFAWRVVKFVKSNAIVYARDGATVGVGAGQMSRVNSARIAAIKAEQAGLEVAGAVMASDAFFPFRDGIDAAAAAGIRAVIQPGGSVRDEEVVAAADEHGLAMVFTGMRHFRH; encoded by the coding sequence ATGAGGATCCGCAGGGCGTTGGTGAGCGTCTCCGACAAGACGGGCCTGACCGAGCTCGCGGCGGCCCTCGCCCGCCACGGGATCGAGGTCCTCTCCACCGGCGGCACCGCGCGGCTGCTGCGCGAGGCCGGCCTCGCGGTGAGGGAGGTCTCGGAGCACACCGGCTTTCCCGAGATCATGGACGGGCGGGTCAAGACCCTGCACCCGCGCATCCACGGCGGCATCCTCGGCCGCCGCGGCGTCGACGACGCGGTCATGGCCGCGCACGGCATCGAGCCCATCGACCTCGTGGTGGTGAACCTCTATCCCTTCGAGGCCACCGTCGGCCGCGCCGGCTGCACCCTCGCCGAGGCCGTCGAGCAGATCGACGTCGGCGGCCCGGCCATGATCCGCGCCGCGGCCAAGAACCACGCCCACGTCGCGGTGGTGGTGGACCCCGCCGACTACGCGGCGGTGATCGAGGAGCTCGACGCCCGCGACGGGGCGCTGAGCGCGGCGACCCGGGCGCGCCTCGCGGCCAAGGCCTTCGCCCACACGGCCCGCTACGACGGCGCCATCGCCGGCTATCTGAGCGCGCTCGCCGAGGACGGCGGCCGCGAGCCCTTCCCGGGGACGCTCACGCTGCAGTTCCGGCGCCGCCAGGTGATGCGCTACGGCGAGAACCCGCACCAGGGCGCGGCCTTCTACGTGGCGCAGGACCCGCCCGCCGGGACCGTGGCCGCGGCGCGCCAGCTCCAGGGCAAGGCCCTCTCGTTCAACAACATCGCCGATGCCGACGCGGCGCTGGAGTGCGTCAAGCAGTTCGGCGAGGCGCCCGCCTGCGTCATCGTCAAGCACGCCAACCCCTGCGGGGTGGCGGTGGCGGGGGATCTGCGCACCGCCTACGAGCGCGCCTACCGGACCGACCCCGAATCGGCCTTCGGCGGCATCATCGCCTTCAACCGGCCGCTGGACGAGGCCACGGCGCGGGCGATCCTGGAGCGGCAGTTCGTGGAGGTGGTCCTCGCCCCCGAGGTGGCGCCGGCCGCGGCCGAGGTCTTCGCCGCCAAGCCCAACGTGCGCCTGCTCGCCTGCGGCGCCTGGCCCGCCGAGCCCCCGCCCCGGCTCGACCTGCGCAGCGTGGCCGGGGGCCTGCTGGTGCAGGATGCCGACCTCGCCCTGCACGGCGAGCTGCGGGTGGTGACCCGCCGCCGGCCCACGGAGGCGGAGATGCGCGACCTGCTCTTCGCCTGGCGGGTGGTCAAGTTCGTCAAGTCCAACGCCATCGTCTACGCCCGCGACGGGGCCACCGTGGGTGTGGGCGCGGGGCAGATGAGCCGCGTCAACTCCGCCCGCATCGCCGCCATCAAGGCCGAGCAGGCGGGGCTCGAGGTGGCTGGCGCGGTGATGGCCTCGGACGCCTTCTTCCCCTTCCGCGACGGCATCGACGCCGCCGCCGCGGCCGGCATCCGCGCCGTCATCCAGCCGGGCGGCTCGGTGCGCGACGAGGAGGTCGTCGCCGCCGCCGACGAGCACGGCCTGGCCATGGTCTTCACCGGCATGCGCCACTTCCGCCACTGA
- a CDS encoding helix-turn-helix domain-containing protein, producing the protein MNAGGAEPAAYPSGEEEEHVLRRCVALALQRYFERLGDTDPADLYDLVIGEVEAPLLEVVMARYGHNQTRAAAVLGMSRSTLRKKLRRHGLAAGGDGEEAG; encoded by the coding sequence ATGAACGCGGGGGGCGCGGAGCCGGCGGCCTACCCCAGCGGCGAGGAGGAGGAGCACGTCCTGCGCCGCTGCGTGGCCCTCGCCCTGCAGCGCTATTTCGAGCGGCTCGGCGACACCGACCCCGCCGACCTCTACGACCTGGTCATCGGCGAGGTGGAGGCGCCGCTGCTGGAGGTGGTGATGGCCCGCTACGGCCACAACCAGACCCGCGCCGCGGCGGTGCTGGGCATGAGCCGCAGCACCCTGCGCAAGAAGCTGCGCCGCCACGGCCTCGCCGCGGGCGGCGACGGGGAGGAGGCCGGATGA
- the dusB gene encoding tRNA dihydrouridine synthase DusB, with protein sequence MQIGPYRLAAPVVLAPMAGITDRPFRILCRRYGAALAVSEMVSSNSLLWGSLKTLRRTDHAGEPEPHAVQIVGADPALMAEAARLNVARGAQIIDINMGCPAKRICNAEAGSALLRDEPLVARILAAVVAAVAVPVTVKIRTGWDRAHRNAVRIARIAEDCGIAAVTVHGRTRADGYRGEAEYETIAEVKAAVSIPVIANGDITDPEKARAVLAQTGADAVMIGRAAQGRPWIFREVAACLTRGERVPPPTPDEVRAVVLEHLDAMHAFYGPDTGVRVARKHICWYTKGLPGGAAFRQRVNREADPARQRAMTAAFLEEALAKMEKAA encoded by the coding sequence ATGCAGATCGGTCCCTACAGGCTCGCCGCCCCGGTGGTGCTCGCCCCCATGGCGGGGATCACGGACCGGCCGTTCCGCATCCTCTGCCGCCGCTACGGCGCGGCGCTGGCGGTCTCGGAGATGGTCTCCTCCAACTCCCTCCTCTGGGGCAGCCTCAAGACCCTGCGCCGCACCGACCACGCCGGCGAGCCGGAGCCGCACGCGGTCCAGATCGTGGGCGCCGACCCGGCGCTCATGGCCGAGGCGGCCCGCCTCAACGTCGCCCGCGGGGCCCAGATCATCGACATCAACATGGGCTGCCCGGCGAAGCGGATCTGCAACGCCGAGGCGGGCTCGGCCCTGCTGCGCGACGAGCCCCTGGTGGCCCGCATCCTCGCCGCGGTGGTGGCGGCGGTGGCGGTGCCGGTGACGGTCAAGATCCGCACCGGCTGGGACCGCGCCCACCGCAACGCGGTGCGCATCGCCCGCATCGCCGAGGACTGCGGCATCGCCGCCGTCACCGTGCACGGGCGCACCCGCGCCGACGGCTACCGGGGCGAGGCCGAGTACGAGACCATCGCCGAGGTCAAGGCGGCGGTGTCCATCCCCGTGATCGCCAACGGCGACATCACGGACCCGGAGAAGGCGCGCGCGGTGCTGGCGCAGACCGGGGCCGATGCGGTCATGATCGGCCGCGCCGCCCAGGGGAGGCCGTGGATCTTCCGCGAGGTGGCGGCCTGCCTGACGCGGGGCGAGCGGGTGCCGCCGCCGACCCCGGACGAGGTGCGCGCGGTGGTGCTCGAGCACCTCGACGCCATGCACGCCTTCTACGGACCGGACACCGGCGTGCGCGTCGCGCGCAAGCACATCTGCTGGTACACCAAGGGGCTGCCGGGAGGGGCCGCCTTCCGGCAGCGGGTCAACCGCGAGGCCGACCCCGCCCGCCAGCGGGCGATGACGGCGGCCTTCCTGGAGGAGGCGCTGGCGAAGATGGAGAAGGCGGCATGA
- a CDS encoding zinc-ribbon and DUF3426 domain-containing protein yields MRTRCPQCGAQHEATEAQLARAGGRVRCGRCGAVFAAGPVQQELFPQPAAEDLAPALLAAEAAPRRWPWALLALALAAALILQAAWAAARHPVRLAPLRPLAERLCPRLGCALRPVRAPGRIAVLAHDVRRHPDDPRALRAQVVLENRAPHPQPWPLLELVFTDTGGRVVAARRFRPEEYLPPPRSPTEPFAAGATLRAELDLMDPGPAAAGYAFTPR; encoded by the coding sequence GTGCGCACACGCTGTCCGCAGTGCGGGGCGCAGCACGAGGCGACCGAGGCGCAGCTCGCCCGCGCCGGCGGGCGGGTGCGCTGCGGCCGCTGCGGCGCCGTCTTCGCGGCCGGGCCGGTGCAGCAGGAGCTCTTCCCGCAGCCTGCGGCCGAGGACCTCGCGCCGGCGCTCCTCGCCGCCGAGGCGGCGCCGCGGCGCTGGCCGTGGGCGCTGCTCGCCCTCGCCCTCGCCGCCGCCCTGATCCTGCAGGCCGCCTGGGCGGCGGCGCGCCACCCGGTGCGGCTTGCGCCCCTTCGCCCCCTCGCCGAGCGGCTCTGCCCGCGTCTCGGCTGCGCCCTCCGCCCCGTGCGCGCGCCGGGGCGGATCGCCGTGCTCGCCCACGACGTGCGCCGCCACCCGGACGACCCCCGGGCCCTGCGGGCCCAGGTGGTGCTGGAGAACCGCGCCCCCCACCCGCAGCCCTGGCCGCTGCTGGAGCTCGTCTTCACCGACACCGGCGGGCGCGTGGTGGCGGCGCGCCGCTTCCGCCCCGAGGAGTACCTGCCGCCGCCGCGCAGCCCCACCGAGCCCTTCGCCGCGGGCGCGACCCTGCGCGCCGAGCTCGACCTCATGGACCCGGGCCCCGCCGCCGCCGGCTACGCCTTCACCCCGCGCTGA
- the prmA gene encoding 50S ribosomal protein L11 methyltransferase: MGWWDLVVTAPAGRAGALAARLEALGAAAVSLADAADDPVYEPPPGAAPLWRATAVHALAASREEAVRLADALAPELTAEEAAGLRIEALPERDWVRAWMEDFRPMRFGRRLWVCPSTEPPPPPPAVAVVLDPGLAFGTGTHPSTALCLEWLDAAELAGRRVVDYGCGSGILAVAAARLGAAEVLAVDIDPQALAATRANAERNGVAGRIRTLPADAPLPAGAADVVLANILANTLVALAPRLTALLAPDGVLVLAGVLEGQAGEVAAAYPALRFRRAVREGWARLDGMR; the protein is encoded by the coding sequence ATGGGGTGGTGGGACCTCGTGGTGACGGCGCCGGCCGGGCGTGCCGGCGCCCTCGCCGCGCGCCTCGAGGCCCTCGGCGCCGCCGCGGTGAGCCTCGCCGACGCCGCCGACGACCCGGTCTACGAGCCGCCGCCGGGGGCGGCGCCGCTGTGGCGCGCCACCGCCGTGCACGCCCTCGCCGCGAGCCGCGAGGAGGCGGTGCGGCTCGCCGACGCCCTCGCCCCGGAGCTCACCGCGGAGGAGGCGGCGGGCCTGCGCATCGAGGCCCTGCCCGAGCGCGACTGGGTCCGCGCCTGGATGGAGGACTTCCGTCCCATGCGCTTCGGCCGCCGCCTCTGGGTCTGCCCCAGCACCGAGCCCCCGCCCCCGCCGCCGGCGGTGGCCGTGGTGCTCGACCCCGGGCTCGCCTTCGGCACCGGCACCCATCCCAGCACCGCCCTGTGCCTGGAGTGGCTCGATGCCGCCGAGCTCGCCGGGCGCCGCGTCGTGGACTACGGCTGCGGCTCGGGGATCCTCGCGGTGGCGGCGGCGCGGCTGGGCGCGGCCGAGGTCCTCGCCGTGGACATCGACCCCCAGGCCCTCGCCGCCACCCGTGCCAACGCCGAGCGCAACGGGGTCGCCGGGCGCATCCGCACCCTGCCCGCCGACGCCCCCCTGCCGGCGGGCGCGGCCGACGTGGTCCTCGCCAACATCCTCGCCAACACCCTCGTCGCCCTGGCGCCGCGGCTTACCGCCCTGCTCGCCCCCGACGGCGTCCTCGTCCTCGCCGGCGTCCTCGAGGGCCAGGCCGGCGAGGTGGCCGCCGCCTACCCGGCGCTGCGGTTCCGGCGGGCGGTGCGCGAGGGGTGGGCGCGGCTCGACGGGATGCGCTGA
- the accC gene encoding acetyl-CoA carboxylase biotin carboxylase subunit produces the protein MLDKVVIANRGEIALRVLRACRELGIRTVAVHSTADRDLMHVRLADESVCIGPPAAAESYLNIPAIISAAEVTDAVAIHPGYGFLSENADFAERVERSGFVFIGPRPETIRLMGDKIAAIETMRRAGVPCVPGSDGPLPEDPAEAARIARDIGYPVIIKAAGGGGGRGMRVVHTEANLHHAIALTRAEAQAAFGNPVLYMEKYLERPRHIEVQVLADGRGRAVHLGERDCSLQRRHQKVLEEAPAPGLDEAQRRMIGERCVAACLEIGYRGAGTFEFLYQDGEFYFIEMNTRIQVEHPVTEMVTGIDIVKEQIRIAAGEPLRIRQEDVLVRGHAVECRINAEDPQTFLPSPGRVELYHPPGGPGIRVDSHLYSGYTVPPHYDSLVAKIIAHGEDRASALARMRTALEELVVGGIRTNVELHRELLRDAAVQAGGTDIHYLEQRLAERG, from the coding sequence ATGCTGGACAAGGTGGTCATCGCCAATCGCGGGGAGATCGCCCTGCGCGTGCTGCGGGCCTGCCGCGAGCTCGGCATCCGCACGGTGGCCGTCCACTCCACCGCCGACCGCGACCTCATGCACGTGCGCCTGGCCGACGAGTCGGTCTGCATCGGCCCGCCGGCGGCGGCGGAGAGCTATCTCAACATCCCCGCCATCATCAGCGCGGCCGAGGTCACCGACGCGGTGGCCATCCACCCGGGCTACGGCTTTCTGTCGGAGAACGCCGACTTCGCCGAGCGCGTCGAGCGCTCCGGCTTCGTCTTCATCGGCCCGCGCCCCGAGACCATCCGCCTCATGGGCGACAAGATCGCCGCCATCGAGACCATGCGCCGCGCCGGCGTCCCCTGCGTGCCGGGCTCGGACGGCCCGCTGCCCGAGGACCCGGCGGAGGCCGCCCGCATCGCCCGCGACATCGGCTATCCCGTGATCATCAAGGCCGCCGGCGGGGGCGGCGGGCGCGGCATGCGGGTGGTGCACACCGAGGCCAACCTCCACCACGCCATCGCCCTCACCCGCGCCGAGGCCCAGGCCGCCTTCGGCAACCCCGTCCTCTATATGGAGAAGTACCTGGAGCGGCCGCGCCACATCGAGGTCCAGGTGCTCGCCGACGGCCGGGGCCGGGCGGTCCACCTGGGCGAGCGCGACTGCTCGCTGCAGCGCCGCCACCAGAAGGTCCTCGAGGAGGCCCCGGCGCCCGGGCTCGACGAGGCGCAGCGGCGCATGATCGGCGAGCGCTGCGTCGCCGCCTGCCTCGAGATCGGCTACCGCGGCGCCGGCACCTTCGAGTTCCTCTACCAGGACGGGGAGTTCTACTTCATCGAGATGAACACCCGCATCCAGGTGGAGCACCCGGTCACCGAGATGGTCACCGGCATCGACATCGTCAAGGAGCAGATCCGCATCGCCGCCGGCGAGCCGCTGCGGATCCGCCAGGAGGACGTGCTCGTGCGCGGCCACGCCGTCGAGTGCCGCATCAACGCCGAGGACCCGCAGACCTTCCTCCCCAGCCCCGGTCGCGTCGAGCTCTACCATCCCCCGGGCGGGCCCGGCATCCGGGTCGACTCCCACCTCTACTCCGGCTACACCGTGCCGCCCCACTACGACTCCCTGGTCGCCAAGATCATCGCCCACGGCGAGGACCGCGCCTCGGCGCTCGCGCGCATGCGCACGGCGCTGGAGGAGCTGGTGGTGGGCGGGATCCGCACCAACGTCGAGCTGCACCGCGAGCTGCTGCGCGACGCCGCGGTGCAGGCCGGCGGCACCGACATCCACTACCTGGAGCAGCGGCTCGCCGAGCGGGGCTGA
- the accB gene encoding acetyl-CoA carboxylase biotin carboxyl carrier protein: MDIRKIKKLIELVEQSGVAEIEIREGEESVRISRHPQPSTAAPPPAWYPVPAAAPAAAAAPAAAAAEAEGAAEPAEEGHVITAPMVGTFYRAPSPGAPPFVEVGQQVKEGDTLCIIEAMKMLNQIEADRAGVVKRILVENGQPVEYGQPLFILA; this comes from the coding sequence ATGGACATCCGCAAGATCAAGAAGCTGATCGAGCTGGTGGAGCAGTCCGGGGTCGCGGAGATCGAGATCCGCGAGGGCGAGGAGTCGGTGCGCATCAGCCGCCACCCGCAGCCGAGCACGGCCGCCCCGCCTCCGGCCTGGTATCCGGTGCCCGCGGCGGCACCCGCGGCGGCGGCCGCCCCCGCCGCGGCCGCCGCGGAGGCGGAGGGTGCCGCCGAGCCCGCCGAGGAGGGGCACGTCATCACCGCACCCATGGTGGGCACCTTCTACCGCGCCCCCTCGCCGGGCGCCCCGCCCTTCGTGGAGGTGGGGCAGCAGGTCAAGGAGGGCGACACCCTCTGCATCATCGAGGCGATGAAGATGCTCAACCAGATCGAGGCCGACCGCGCCGGCGTGGTCAAGCGCATCCTGGTGGAGAACGGCCAGCCCGTCGAATACGGGCAGCCGCTGTTCATCCTTGCCTGA
- the aroQ gene encoding type II 3-dehydroquinate dehydratase, giving the protein MAEILVLNGPNLNLLGRREPQIYGTVTLDEIRARLAARAAAAGHTLAFHQENAEHALVEHVHRAAERGTACAIINPGAYTHTSIALRDAFLGTGLPFIEVHLSNPHAREPFRHRSYLADIALGVIAGLGADGYELALEALIRRLAAGTVHAQQ; this is encoded by the coding sequence GTGGCCGAGATCCTCGTCCTCAACGGCCCCAACCTGAACCTGCTGGGCCGACGCGAGCCGCAGATCTACGGCACGGTGACCCTCGACGAGATCCGTGCGCGGCTCGCCGCCCGCGCCGCGGCGGCCGGCCACACCCTGGCCTTCCACCAGGAGAACGCCGAGCACGCCCTCGTCGAGCACGTCCACCGCGCCGCCGAGCGCGGCACCGCCTGCGCCATCATCAACCCCGGCGCCTACACCCACACCAGCATCGCCCTGCGCGACGCCTTCCTGGGCACGGGCCTGCCCTTCATCGAGGTCCACCTTTCCAATCCGCACGCGCGCGAGCCGTTCCGCCACCGCTCCTACCTCGCCGACATCGCCCTCGGGGTGATCGCCGGCCTCGGGGCGGACGGCTACGAGCTGGCCCTGGAGGCGCTGATCCGCCGCCTCGCCGCCGGCACCGTGCACGCCCAACAGTGA
- a CDS encoding protein-disulfide reductase DsbD domain-containing protein, with translation MRGLTALAATAWAAAAAAAPLFGIGGDEAPQPFLPADEAFVLSVDAPAPDRLVVRWEIAEGYYLYRSRLAFAAAEPDAVLGPPRLPPGRATEDAFLGRQEVYHRRVAVEVPVRWQGKPRRMLTLEVRYQGCAEAGLCYPPLARTVPVILPAP, from the coding sequence GTGCGCGGGCTGACCGCGCTGGCGGCGACGGCGTGGGCCGCCGCCGCGGCCGCGGCCCCGCTTTTCGGCATCGGCGGCGACGAGGCGCCGCAGCCCTTCCTCCCCGCCGACGAGGCCTTCGTCCTCAGCGTCGACGCCCCGGCCCCGGACCGCCTCGTGGTGCGGTGGGAGATCGCCGAGGGCTACTACCTCTACCGCAGCCGGCTGGCCTTCGCGGCGGCCGAGCCCGACGCCGTCCTCGGCCCGCCCCGGCTGCCGCCGGGCCGGGCCACGGAGGATGCGTTCCTCGGCCGCCAGGAGGTCTACCACCGGCGCGTCGCGGTGGAGGTGCCGGTGCGATGGCAGGGAAAGCCGCGCCGGATGCTGACCCTGGAGGTGCGCTACCAGGGCTGCGCCGAGGCCGGGCTCTGCTACCCGCCCCTCGCGAGGACCGTCCCCGTGATCCTGCCCGCGCCGTGA